DNA sequence from the Bradyrhizobium sp. CIAT3101 genome:
TCAGCGCGTTGGCGGCGACCTCGAGATTGCCGGTGCCGTAGGCCAGGATGTTCTTGGGCATGAACTGGGTCTGGCCGACCTCGCCATGCATGGAGCCGCGGGTGGATCCCGACAGCACGCCGCGATCGATCAGCTTCAGCGCAGCATAGAGCTGTTCTGTGAAGAATTCGGGACGGCGACAGTCATAGGCGAGCGTCGCGATCGACGAGAGCATGTTCTGGTTGCCGCGCTGGCTGCCGAAACCGGTCTCCATGCCCCAGATCGCGATCAACGGCCCCGGTGGCACGCCGTAGCGCTGCTCGATCGAGGCGAACATCGCCGCCTGCGACTGCTTCAGCGACCGGCCGCGCGCGACGATCGTGGTGGCACCGCGCTTGGCCAGAAACTGGTCGAGGGACAGTGAAAAACTGTGCTGGCTGCGATCGGCGCCGATGGTCGCGCTGGCGTAATTGGTCTGCATCAGCGCCGAGATCGCGGTCTGGCCGATGCCCTTGCCCTGCGCCTCCGCGCTGAACTCCCGCTTCCAGGCCTCGAAGCCGCCGGGTCCGTTGCCGCATTGCGCGGCATGGGCCGCGGAGGCCAGGGACAACAGCAGCGCGGCCGCGCCAATCGTCGCCGTCGCAACGGCCCTGCCCTTGATCATTCCGTGGTCCCTTCCTTCGACTTTACGCGACCGGCTCGCGCGCGGGCATGATCCTACGCCAGCCGCGCCCGCTCAAGCCCCGACCGATGCAATCAATGCAAGCAATGCGCTTGACATGAATCAAAGGCTTATCAATCGCCATCGATCCCGAGCAGGAAATCCACCATGATGCCTTGGTGCTGCCGGTACATGTCGGTGCCGGTCGCGGTCACGCAGCCGAGCGCCCGTGCCGCTGCAATGAAGGGTGAGATTTCGGGCTTGGTGATCACGCAGCCGCAATAGGCCGACGGCGCCAGCCGCGTGACATCGACCGGCAGCGGGTCGCCCTGCTTCATCCCGGCGGGTGTGGCATTGGCGACGAAGTCGAAACCTGCGGGATCGACAGTGCCTGCCCGCACGGGCGCTTTGCCGAGCCCGTTGAGCCGTCCGACCAGCGCGTCACGGCGCTCGGCCGCGCTGTCGTGAATCGCGAGCTCGCTGACGCCGGCCTCGACCAAGGCGAGCGCGATAGCCGAGCCGGCACCACCCGCGCCGACCAGCAGCGCCCGCATGCCGCGGGGATCGATCCCCTTCGCCCGCGCGGCGCCGACGAAGCCGAGACCGTCCACCATGTCGCCGTGCCATGAACCGTCGGCACGCCGGCGCATCAAATTGACGGTGCGCAGGAAGTGCGCACGTTCCGTCGTACTGGCGCAGGCCTGGTAGCAGGCGAATTTGTGCGGAATGGTCACGACGATGCCGTCGAGGTTCATCAATCGGCCCGCCACCGAGAGAAGCTCCGGCAGATCGGCGGTCGCAACCTGAACAGGAACGAGAATCCCGTCATGGCCGCGCGCCGCGAACTCGGCCGAGACTCCCGCAGGTGAACGCACCTGGGCGATGGGATCGCCGACGATGACGTAAAGCCGCGTCGCACCTGATGGCGCCGGGATCATGCCGGGACCTGGGTGCCGTCGGTCTTCGCGTCCGCTCCATAGATCAATTCCAATCCGTCCAGGCTGCCTTCCTTCCGCCATTTGGCGAGCAGCCGGAGGAAGGCCATCGGCCCGCGCCAATACTGGCTGTTGCGCGCCGCGATCGGATCGAACACCCCTTCATTG
Encoded proteins:
- a CDS encoding lytic murein transglycosylase; the encoded protein is MIKGRAVATATIGAAALLLSLASAAHAAQCGNGPGGFEAWKREFSAEAQGKGIGQTAISALMQTNYASATIGADRSQHSFSLSLDQFLAKRGATTIVARGRSLKQSQAAMFASIEQRYGVPPGPLIAIWGMETGFGSQRGNQNMLSSIATLAYDCRRPEFFTEQLYAALKLIDRGVLSGSTRGSMHGEVGQTQFMPKNILAYGTGNLEVAANALSSTANFLKANGWRAGAGYQPGEPNFAAIQAWNAAGVYQKAIALMGRQIDGGGGAAAAR
- a CDS encoding shikimate dehydrogenase, which codes for MIPAPSGATRLYVIVGDPIAQVRSPAGVSAEFAARGHDGILVPVQVATADLPELLSVAGRLMNLDGIVVTIPHKFACYQACASTTERAHFLRTVNLMRRRADGSWHGDMVDGLGFVGAARAKGIDPRGMRALLVGAGGAGSAIALALVEAGVSELAIHDSAAERRDALVGRLNGLGKAPVRAGTVDPAGFDFVANATPAGMKQGDPLPVDVTRLAPSAYCGCVITKPEISPFIAAARALGCVTATGTDMYRQHQGIMVDFLLGIDGD